From Choloepus didactylus isolate mChoDid1 chromosome 19, mChoDid1.pri, whole genome shotgun sequence, one genomic window encodes:
- the GGT7 gene encoding glutathione hydrolase 7 isoform X1 — MAAENGASQESALGAYSPVDYMSITSFPRLPEDEPAPAAPLRGRKDEDAFLGDPDTDPDSFLKSARLQRLPSSSSEMGSQDASPLRETRKDPFSAAAAECSCRQDGLTVIVTACLTFATGVTVALIMQIYFGDPQIFLQGAVVTDAARCTSLGIEVLNKQGSSVDAAVAAALCLGIVAPHSSGLGGGGVMLVHDIRRNESRLIDFRESAPGALREEALQRSWETKPGLLVGVPGMVKGLHEAHQLYGRLPWSQVLAFAAAVAQDGFNVTHDLARALVEQPPPNASERFRETFLLSGHPPLPGSLLRRPDLAAVLGALGTAGPAAFYAGSNFTLEMVAEAQHAGGVITEEDFSNYSALVEKPVCGVYRGHLVLSPPPPHTGPALISALNILEGFNLTNLVSREQALHWVAETLKIALALASRLGDPAYEPTITESMDDMLSKVEAAYLRGHINDSQAAPAPLLPVYELDGASTAAQVLIMGPDDFIVAMVSSLNRPFGSGLITPSGILLNSQMLDFSWPNRTANHSAPSLENSVQPGKRPLSFLLPTVVRPAEGLCGTYLALGANGAARGLSSLTQVLLNVLTLNRNLSDSLARGRLHPDLQSNLLQVDSEFTEEEIEFLEARGHHVEKVDVLSWVHGSRRTNNFIIGVKDPRSPDAAGATIV; from the exons ATGGCGGCGGAGAACGGGGCCAGCCAGGAGAGCGCCCTCGGCGCCTACTCGCCCGTGGACTACATGAGCATTACCAGCTTCCCTCGGTTGCCGGAGGACGAGCCGGCACCCGCGGCTCCGCTGCGGGGACGCAAGGACGAAGACGCCTTCCTGGGAGACCCCGACACTG ACCCCGACTCCTTCCTGAAGTCCGCGCGGCTGCAGCGGCTGCCGTCGTCGTCGTCGGAGATGGGCAGCCAGGACGCGTCGCCGCTGCGGGAGACGCGCAAGGACCCGTTCTCGGCAGCTGCGGCCGAGTGCTCCTGCCGCCAGGATGGGCTCACGGTCATCGTCACCGCCTGCCTCACCTTCGCCACGGGTGTCACTGTGGCGCTCATCATGCAGATCTACTTCGGGGACCCCCAG atctTTCTTCAGGGTGCCGTGGTGACAGATGCTGCCCGCTGCACTTCACTGGGCATTGAGGTGCTCAACAAGCAGGGATCTTCTGTGGATGCAGCTGTGGCAGCTGCCCTGTGTTTGGGGATTGTGGCCCCACATAGCTCTGGCCTGGGCGG CGGGGGTGTGATGCTGGTACATGACATCCGGCGAAATGAGAGCCGACTAATTGATTTCCGGGAGTCTGCGCCAGGGGCCCTCAGGGAAGAGGCCCTGCAAAGATCCTGGGAGACTAAG CCTGGGCTCTTGGTGGGGGTCCCCGGAATGGTGAAGGGGCTACACGAAGCTCACCAGCTCTATGGCAG GCTGCCATGGTCCCAAGTCCTGGCTTTCGCAGCAGCTGTGGCCCAGGATGGCTTCAACGTGACCCATGATCTAG CCCGCGCCCTGGTCGAACAGCCGCCGCCCAACGCATCCGAGCGCTTCCGCGAGACGTTCCTGCTGTCGGGCCACCCGCCCCTACCCGGCTCGCTGCTGCGTCGGCCCGACCTGGCCGCGGTGCTGGGTGCGCTGGGCACCGCCGGCCCTGCGGCCTTCTACGCCGGCAGCAACTTCACCCTGGAGATGGTGGCCGAG GCTCAACACGCAGGGGGTGTCATAACTGAGGAGGACTTCAGCAACTACAGTGCCCTCGTGGAGAAGCCTGTGTGTGGCGTGTACAGAG GCCACCTGGTTCTCAGTCCCCCACCCCCGCACACGGGCCCTGCGCTCATCAGTGCTCTCAACATCCTCGAGGGCTTCAACCTCACCAACCTGGTGTCCCGGGAACAGGCTCTTCACTGGGTGGCAGAG ACCCTGAAGATTGCACTAGCCCTGGCCAGCAGACTGGGAGATCCAGCCTATGAGCCTACCATCACTGAGAGCATGGATGACATGCTGAG CAAGGTGGAGGCCGCCTATCTCCGGGGCCACATCAATGACTCCCAGGCAGCCCCTGCCCCACTCCTGCCCGTCTACGAGCTGGATGGGGCTTCCACGGCTGCCCAGGTGCTGATCATGGGCCCTGATGACTTTATTGTGGCCATGGTCAG CTCCCTGAACCGGCCCTTTGGCAGTGGCCTCATCACCCCCTCGGGGATCCTGCTCAACAGCCAGATGCTGGACTTCTCCTGGCCCAACAGGACTGCTAACCACTCTGCGCCCAGCCTG GAGAACTCGGTGCAACCAGGGAAACGGCCACTCTCTTTCCTGCTGCCCACTGTGGTCAGGCCAGCAGAAGGGCTCTGTGGGACCTACCTCGCCCTGGGGGCCAACGGGGCTGCCCGGGGCCTCAGCAGCCTGACTCAG GTTCTGCTGAATGTCCTGACCTTGAACCGAAACCTAAGTGACAGCCTGGCCCGTGGCCGCCTGCACCCAGACCTGCAGTCCAACCTCCTGCAGGTGGACA GTGAGTTCACAGAGGAAGAGATTGAGTTCCTGGAAGCCAGGGGTCATCATGTGGAGAAGGTAGATGTCTTGTCCTGGGTCCATGGCAGCCGGAGAACCAACAACTTCATCATAGGTGTGAAGGACCCTCGGAGCCCAGATGCAGCCGGAGCCACCATCGTGTAG
- the GGT7 gene encoding glutathione hydrolase 7 isoform X2, translating to MAAENGASQESALGAYSPVDYMSITSFPRLPEDEPAPAAPLRGRKDEDAFLGDPDTDPDSFLKSARLQRLPSSSSEMGSQDASPLRETRKDPFSAAAAECSCRQDGLTVIVTACLTFATGVTVALIMQIYFGDPQIFLQGAVVTDAARCTSLGIEVLNKQGSSVDAAVAAALCLGIVAPHSSGLGGGGVMLVHDIRRNESRLIDFRESAPGALREEALQRSWETKPGLLVGVPGMVKGLHEAHQLYGRLPWSQVLAFAAAVAQDGFNVTHDLARALVEQPPPNASERFRETFLLSGHPPLPGSLLRRPDLAAVLGALGTAGPAAFYAGSNFTLEMVAEAQHAGGVITEEDFSNYSALVEKPVCGVYRGHLVLSPPPPHTGPALISALNILEGFNLTNLVSREQALHWVAETLKIALALASRLGDPAYEPTITESMDDMLSKVEAAYLRGHINDSQAAPAPLLPVYELDGASTAAQVLIMGPDDFIVAMVSSLNRPFGSGLITPSGILLNSQMLDFSWPNRTANHSAPSLENSVQPGKRPLSFLLPTVVRPAEGLCGTYLALGANGAARGLSSLTQVLLNVLTLNRNLSDSLARGRLHPDLQSNLLQVSSQRKRLSSWKPGVIMWRR from the exons ATGGCGGCGGAGAACGGGGCCAGCCAGGAGAGCGCCCTCGGCGCCTACTCGCCCGTGGACTACATGAGCATTACCAGCTTCCCTCGGTTGCCGGAGGACGAGCCGGCACCCGCGGCTCCGCTGCGGGGACGCAAGGACGAAGACGCCTTCCTGGGAGACCCCGACACTG ACCCCGACTCCTTCCTGAAGTCCGCGCGGCTGCAGCGGCTGCCGTCGTCGTCGTCGGAGATGGGCAGCCAGGACGCGTCGCCGCTGCGGGAGACGCGCAAGGACCCGTTCTCGGCAGCTGCGGCCGAGTGCTCCTGCCGCCAGGATGGGCTCACGGTCATCGTCACCGCCTGCCTCACCTTCGCCACGGGTGTCACTGTGGCGCTCATCATGCAGATCTACTTCGGGGACCCCCAG atctTTCTTCAGGGTGCCGTGGTGACAGATGCTGCCCGCTGCACTTCACTGGGCATTGAGGTGCTCAACAAGCAGGGATCTTCTGTGGATGCAGCTGTGGCAGCTGCCCTGTGTTTGGGGATTGTGGCCCCACATAGCTCTGGCCTGGGCGG CGGGGGTGTGATGCTGGTACATGACATCCGGCGAAATGAGAGCCGACTAATTGATTTCCGGGAGTCTGCGCCAGGGGCCCTCAGGGAAGAGGCCCTGCAAAGATCCTGGGAGACTAAG CCTGGGCTCTTGGTGGGGGTCCCCGGAATGGTGAAGGGGCTACACGAAGCTCACCAGCTCTATGGCAG GCTGCCATGGTCCCAAGTCCTGGCTTTCGCAGCAGCTGTGGCCCAGGATGGCTTCAACGTGACCCATGATCTAG CCCGCGCCCTGGTCGAACAGCCGCCGCCCAACGCATCCGAGCGCTTCCGCGAGACGTTCCTGCTGTCGGGCCACCCGCCCCTACCCGGCTCGCTGCTGCGTCGGCCCGACCTGGCCGCGGTGCTGGGTGCGCTGGGCACCGCCGGCCCTGCGGCCTTCTACGCCGGCAGCAACTTCACCCTGGAGATGGTGGCCGAG GCTCAACACGCAGGGGGTGTCATAACTGAGGAGGACTTCAGCAACTACAGTGCCCTCGTGGAGAAGCCTGTGTGTGGCGTGTACAGAG GCCACCTGGTTCTCAGTCCCCCACCCCCGCACACGGGCCCTGCGCTCATCAGTGCTCTCAACATCCTCGAGGGCTTCAACCTCACCAACCTGGTGTCCCGGGAACAGGCTCTTCACTGGGTGGCAGAG ACCCTGAAGATTGCACTAGCCCTGGCCAGCAGACTGGGAGATCCAGCCTATGAGCCTACCATCACTGAGAGCATGGATGACATGCTGAG CAAGGTGGAGGCCGCCTATCTCCGGGGCCACATCAATGACTCCCAGGCAGCCCCTGCCCCACTCCTGCCCGTCTACGAGCTGGATGGGGCTTCCACGGCTGCCCAGGTGCTGATCATGGGCCCTGATGACTTTATTGTGGCCATGGTCAG CTCCCTGAACCGGCCCTTTGGCAGTGGCCTCATCACCCCCTCGGGGATCCTGCTCAACAGCCAGATGCTGGACTTCTCCTGGCCCAACAGGACTGCTAACCACTCTGCGCCCAGCCTG GAGAACTCGGTGCAACCAGGGAAACGGCCACTCTCTTTCCTGCTGCCCACTGTGGTCAGGCCAGCAGAAGGGCTCTGTGGGACCTACCTCGCCCTGGGGGCCAACGGGGCTGCCCGGGGCCTCAGCAGCCTGACTCAG GTTCTGCTGAATGTCCTGACCTTGAACCGAAACCTAAGTGACAGCCTGGCCCGTGGCCGCCTGCACCCAGACCTGCAGTCCAACCTCCTGCAG GTGAGTTCACAGAGGAAGAGATTGAGTTCCTGGAAGCCAGGGGTCATCATGTGGAGAAGGTAG